In Anaeromyxobacter diazotrophicus, a genomic segment contains:
- a CDS encoding tetratricopeptide repeat protein has protein sequence MSALDEALDAIRRRDAGRAEDRARRAVEEAPGAARARAALALALVLARRGREALAEADRAVAAAPGEAWPRLVRASALRLLGRGREAIASAEEAVRLAPGSPRAQLGLALSLFAAGYGDEARGPLARARDAVPEDPLAVRLLGELELRRDPAAAEAIFRAALRADARSADARAGLSRALARQGRAEEAEEAFEAAAARDPSFTADRDARRREVGSFLQATVAAFVVVLCLQLAQGVIAGRWPAARVAATALSFVATAAVPIALIAWASLRLRRARAGAAPDPQLPSLADAVQEAATSSAGRPPGDPQPAPR, from the coding sequence ATGAGCGCACTCGACGAGGCCCTCGACGCGATCCGCCGGCGCGACGCGGGGCGCGCCGAGGACCGCGCGCGCCGCGCCGTCGAGGAGGCGCCCGGCGCCGCCCGCGCCCGGGCCGCGCTGGCGCTGGCCCTCGTCCTGGCGCGGCGCGGCCGCGAGGCGCTCGCGGAGGCCGACCGGGCGGTCGCCGCCGCCCCCGGCGAGGCCTGGCCCCGCCTCGTCCGGGCGTCGGCGCTCCGCCTGCTGGGGCGCGGGCGCGAGGCGATCGCCTCCGCCGAGGAGGCGGTGCGGCTCGCGCCCGGCTCGCCTCGCGCGCAGCTCGGCCTGGCCCTCTCCCTCTTCGCCGCCGGGTACGGGGACGAGGCGCGCGGGCCGCTCGCGCGCGCCCGCGACGCCGTCCCCGAGGATCCGCTGGCGGTGCGGCTGCTGGGCGAGCTCGAGCTGCGTCGCGACCCGGCGGCGGCGGAGGCGATCTTCCGCGCCGCCTTGCGCGCCGACGCCCGCAGCGCCGACGCGCGCGCCGGCCTCTCCCGCGCCCTGGCGCGGCAGGGGCGAGCGGAGGAGGCCGAGGAGGCGTTCGAGGCGGCCGCGGCGCGGGACCCGTCGTTCACCGCCGACCGCGACGCCCGGCGCCGGGAGGTGGGCTCCTTCCTGCAGGCGACCGTGGCCGCGTTCGTCGTGGTCCTGTGCCTCCAGCTCGCCCAGGGGGTGATCGCCGGGCGCTGGCCGGCGGCGCGGGTCGCGGCGACCGCGCTCTCGTTCGTCGCGACCGCCGCGGTGCCGATCGCCCTCATCGCCTGGGCCTCGCTGCGGCTGCGGCGCGCCCGGGCCGGCGCCGCCCCCGACCCGCAGCTGCCGTCCCTCGCCGACGCCGTCCAGGAAGCCGCCACCTCTTCCGCTGGGCGCCCGCCGGGCGATCCCCAGCCCGCACCCCGGTGA
- a CDS encoding lipocalin-like domain-containing protein, giving the protein MNTIVRLALLAALQLGFAGSARAQQAAADAVIGTWTLVSETALHGGKTTEPLGPHPLGCMMLDRGGRFILMIARSDLPRFAAGKREAGTPEENKAVLAGSLSFFGTYRLDGAGGVLILRPEASTFPNWVGADQKRQLTLSGDEMKWVNRAPAIGAEVVEVVWRRAR; this is encoded by the coding sequence ATGAACACCATCGTGAGGCTCGCCCTGCTCGCGGCCCTCCAGCTCGGCTTCGCGGGGAGCGCCCGCGCGCAGCAGGCGGCGGCCGACGCCGTGATCGGCACCTGGACGCTCGTCTCCGAGACGGCTCTCCACGGAGGGAAGACCACGGAGCCGCTCGGCCCGCACCCGCTGGGCTGCATGATGCTCGATCGCGGCGGCCGCTTCATCCTGATGATCGCCCGGTCCGATCTTCCGAGGTTCGCCGCCGGCAAGCGGGAGGCCGGGACCCCCGAGGAGAACAAGGCGGTCCTCGCCGGCTCGCTGTCGTTCTTCGGCACCTACCGGCTCGACGGCGCGGGCGGGGTGCTCATCCTGCGCCCGGAGGCCAGCACGTTCCCGAACTGGGTGGGAGCGGACCAGAAGCGCCAGCTCACCCTCAGCGGTGACGAGATGAAGTGGGTGAACCGGGCGCCGGCGATCGGCGCCGAGGTCGTCGAGGTCGTCTGGAGGCGGGCGCGATAG
- a CDS encoding OmpA family protein, producing the protein MSLRKMGVAAGLAFAFAAQAQFGGLLDQVKERAKRGAADEVGKQAEDAARGAVRVDKGKPAQQPQPQDGGVAKVEPAAGEAPAAAAPAAGEVYGNRYDFVRGDKVLACDDFSDTDVGEYPAKWTIKGGGGNAVEVVEVGGKRFLKARYQKDGQQGALQWLRYAVKGDLPKKFTIELDADVEGPFELVFSKPRNEGGHAIVFHENGREVASANARGKDPFEKGIHHVAVAVSGTQVKVYIDGERALSDPEAVERPITRLGLGFGPVYGGGPAGDHERVTSFQLAEGGGKDPKAMLAGEGRVVTHGILFDSGSDVIKPESGPALRSVLALLTEDAALRFRIEGHTDDQGGPKVNGPLSERRAASVRTWLVKQGVAEQRLVSKGLGATKPMGPNDTAEGRANNRRVEFVKLTGTAS; encoded by the coding sequence ATGTCACTGCGGAAGATGGGGGTCGCGGCGGGGCTGGCGTTCGCCTTCGCGGCGCAGGCGCAGTTCGGCGGGCTGCTCGATCAGGTGAAGGAGCGGGCGAAGCGCGGCGCCGCGGACGAGGTGGGGAAGCAGGCGGAGGACGCCGCGCGGGGCGCGGTGCGCGTCGACAAGGGCAAGCCAGCGCAGCAACCGCAGCCTCAGGACGGGGGCGTCGCGAAGGTGGAGCCGGCGGCGGGCGAGGCGCCGGCGGCCGCCGCGCCGGCGGCGGGCGAGGTGTACGGCAACCGGTACGACTTCGTCCGCGGCGACAAGGTGCTCGCCTGCGACGACTTCAGCGACACCGACGTCGGCGAGTACCCGGCCAAGTGGACCATCAAGGGCGGCGGCGGGAACGCCGTCGAGGTGGTCGAGGTCGGCGGGAAGCGGTTCCTCAAGGCGCGTTACCAGAAGGACGGGCAGCAAGGGGCGCTCCAGTGGCTGCGCTACGCGGTGAAGGGCGACCTGCCGAAGAAGTTCACCATCGAGCTCGACGCCGACGTCGAGGGGCCCTTCGAGCTCGTCTTCTCGAAGCCGCGCAACGAGGGCGGCCACGCGATCGTCTTCCACGAGAACGGGCGCGAGGTGGCCTCCGCCAACGCGCGCGGGAAGGACCCCTTCGAGAAGGGGATCCACCACGTCGCGGTGGCGGTCTCGGGGACGCAGGTGAAGGTGTACATCGACGGCGAGCGCGCCCTCTCCGACCCGGAGGCGGTGGAGCGCCCGATCACCCGCCTCGGGCTCGGCTTCGGTCCGGTCTACGGCGGAGGGCCCGCCGGCGATCACGAGCGCGTGACGAGCTTCCAGCTCGCGGAGGGCGGGGGGAAGGACCCCAAGGCCATGCTCGCCGGCGAGGGGCGCGTCGTCACCCACGGCATCCTGTTCGACAGCGGCTCCGACGTCATCAAGCCCGAGTCCGGCCCGGCGCTGCGGTCGGTGCTGGCCCTCCTCACCGAGGACGCGGCGCTCCGCTTCCGGATCGAGGGGCACACCGACGACCAGGGCGGACCAAAGGTGAACGGTCCGCTCTCGGAGCGGCGAGCCGCCTCGGTGAGGACCTGGCTCGTGAAGCAGGGCGTCGCCGAGCAGCGGCTCGTGTCGAAGGGCCTCGGCGCGACGAAGCCCATGGGCCCGAACGACACCGCCGAGGGGCGCGCCAACAACCGGCGCGTGGAGTTCGTCAAGCTGACGGGCACGGCCAGCTGA